The following proteins are co-located in the Rhodococcus opacus B4 genome:
- a CDS encoding serine O-acetyltransferase, with product MKYSEFRELVRSDIEVNRRSSGIFGIISVAVFRIGQYGNQGRGPLACAAKIMHVLLDTIWTKMIIGSDIPASIECGSALCLPHGGRGLFINPGTVIGDRVTIQQQVTIGNRPPRPEAPKIGSGVQIGAKASLLGEVTVGDGAKVGAHAVVTKDVPSGKTVAGVPARAIHPVDEASPLA from the coding sequence ATGAAGTACAGCGAGTTCCGCGAATTGGTCCGCAGTGACATCGAAGTCAACCGTCGAAGTAGTGGAATATTCGGCATCATCTCCGTCGCGGTATTCCGCATCGGCCAGTACGGCAACCAGGGTCGGGGCCCGCTCGCATGCGCAGCCAAGATCATGCACGTCCTCCTCGACACGATCTGGACGAAGATGATCATCGGGTCGGACATTCCCGCTTCGATCGAATGCGGATCTGCTCTCTGCCTTCCGCACGGTGGCCGGGGACTCTTCATCAATCCGGGAACCGTCATCGGCGACCGGGTCACGATCCAGCAGCAGGTGACGATTGGGAATCGTCCGCCCCGGCCTGAGGCTCCGAAGATTGGATCCGGTGTGCAGATCGGCGCGAAGGCCAGTTTGCTCGGGGAGGTCACGGTCGGGGACGGAGCGAAGGTGGGCGCTCACGCCGTTGTCACGAAGGACGTACCTAGCGGTAAAACAGTCGCTGGAGTCCCGGCTCGTGCTATTCACCCCGTTGACGAAGCAAGTCCTTTGGCCTGA
- a CDS encoding sugar transferase produces MTAFDVPLGPASGAPGATTVSVETGRLGSRREWQAAYIRRLLISDTLVVIAAVALAQWIRFGHSGVLTTGQALHELSYTLVSALLVAAWLVTLVIFRTRTIRVIGSGPDEYRRIFVSTVRLFGFIAILALLFRLDLARLYLAIAFPVGLVALTVNRWVWRKVVARKRSRGEFQTSVLVVGGERSVRNLAESFARGTADGYRVVGVCIPGHTGKYGDKITVNGREIPVLGDEQAVVESLKFCRADTVAVTATEHLGHDGMRDLAWALEPHHVDLVVAPGMMDVSGPRLSMRPVAGLPLIHVEKPQYHGAQRFSKLSFDFVFATLALILISPFLLVIALAIKLTSKGPVFYKSERMGLDGEPFPMLKFRSMVVDADKQVASLMKVNEGAGVLFKIREDPRVTKVGRFMRKFSIDELPQFINVLRREMSVVGPRPPLRREVEAYDGTVRRRLLVKPGVTGLWQVSGRSDLSWEETVRLDLSYVENWSMMGDLLIIGKTVKAVLAGDGAY; encoded by the coding sequence GTGACCGCATTCGATGTTCCGCTCGGCCCCGCATCGGGTGCGCCGGGTGCGACAACGGTCTCTGTGGAGACAGGACGACTCGGAAGTCGTCGAGAGTGGCAGGCGGCGTACATACGACGACTGCTGATCTCCGACACCCTGGTGGTGATCGCTGCTGTGGCGTTGGCCCAATGGATTCGCTTCGGCCACAGCGGTGTTCTAACCACGGGACAAGCTCTTCACGAACTAAGCTACACGCTGGTTTCCGCTCTTTTGGTGGCCGCGTGGCTGGTGACGCTTGTGATCTTCCGGACCCGCACCATCCGCGTCATCGGAAGCGGCCCCGACGAGTACCGCCGCATCTTCGTTTCGACCGTGCGTCTCTTCGGTTTCATCGCGATCCTGGCGCTCCTCTTTCGACTCGACCTGGCACGGCTGTACCTGGCCATCGCTTTCCCCGTGGGTCTGGTTGCCCTGACGGTTAACCGTTGGGTGTGGCGCAAGGTAGTCGCGCGCAAGCGTTCGCGTGGAGAGTTTCAGACGTCCGTCCTCGTGGTTGGCGGGGAACGTTCGGTGCGGAACCTTGCCGAATCCTTCGCCCGCGGCACTGCTGACGGCTACCGCGTTGTCGGCGTGTGCATCCCGGGACACACCGGCAAGTATGGCGACAAGATCACCGTGAATGGGCGCGAAATCCCCGTACTCGGAGACGAGCAGGCCGTGGTGGAGTCGCTAAAGTTCTGCCGGGCAGACACCGTGGCTGTCACGGCAACCGAGCACCTCGGTCACGACGGCATGAGGGATCTGGCGTGGGCGCTCGAACCGCACCACGTCGATCTCGTTGTTGCTCCAGGGATGATGGACGTCTCGGGCCCCCGCCTCTCGATGCGCCCCGTTGCCGGCCTCCCGCTGATTCATGTGGAGAAGCCGCAGTACCACGGTGCCCAGAGGTTCTCGAAGCTGTCCTTCGACTTCGTGTTTGCGACACTCGCGTTGATCCTGATCAGCCCGTTTCTGTTGGTTATCGCACTGGCGATCAAGCTAACCAGCAAAGGACCCGTGTTCTACAAGTCGGAACGGATGGGCCTAGACGGCGAACCGTTCCCGATGCTCAAGTTCCGCAGCATGGTTGTCGACGCCGACAAGCAGGTGGCCTCGTTGATGAAGGTGAACGAGGGTGCCGGTGTGCTGTTCAAAATTCGCGAAGACCCGCGGGTAACCAAGGTCGGCCGCTTCATGCGCAAATTCAGCATCGATGAACTGCCCCAATTCATCAACGTCCTCCGGCGCGAGATGAGCGTCGTCGGCCCCAGACCGCCGCTGCGCCGTGAAGTCGAAGCCTACGACGGCACTGTGCGGCGCCGCCTACTCGTCAAGCCCGGCGTCACCGGGCTGTGGCAGGTGAGCGGGCGTTCGGATCTTTCGTGGGAAGAGACAGTGCGGCTGGATCTTTCCTATGTGGAGAACTGGTCGATGATGGGAGATCTGCTCATCATCGGTAAGACGGTGAAGGCGGTGCTTGCGGGTGATGGTGCCTACTAG
- a CDS encoding SRPBCC family protein gives MITMPVVEQSVVIARPASEVWEFLADAANWPSWEASIVECEQVTDGELGVGTRWRGVNRILGKRIDWGTEFVEHQPGKVATSKSVEGRLGFTATTKLEEVDGGTLFTYRVDSESGLGGVFGKLADPIVAKAYSRTMRASLDNLADLLTVDS, from the coding sequence ATGATCACCATGCCAGTCGTCGAGCAGTCCGTCGTCATCGCCCGCCCCGCATCGGAAGTATGGGAATTCCTCGCCGACGCGGCGAATTGGCCGTCGTGGGAAGCGTCGATCGTCGAGTGCGAGCAGGTCACCGACGGGGAGCTCGGGGTGGGCACCCGGTGGCGCGGGGTGAACCGAATCCTGGGTAAGCGAATCGACTGGGGGACCGAATTCGTCGAGCATCAGCCCGGGAAGGTGGCCACGTCCAAGTCGGTGGAAGGCAGGCTCGGTTTCACGGCGACGACGAAGCTCGAGGAGGTCGACGGCGGAACCCTGTTCACCTATCGCGTCGATAGCGAAAGCGGTCTCGGCGGGGTCTTCGGCAAGCTGGCGGACCCCATCGTCGCGAAGGCGTACTCCCGCACGATGCGGGCGAGCCTGGATAACCTCGCAGACCTGCTCACCGTCGACAGCTGA
- a CDS encoding MFS transporter yields the protein MVSQTQEPPVSNGDGTRTLEALGPHYKWIALSNTTLGMLVATINSSIVLIALPDIFKGIHLNPLEPGNTSYLLWMMMGFLVVTAVLVVSFGRLGDMYGRARMYNMGFAVFTIASIFLAVTWFDGSEAALWLIGWRVVQGVGGAFLMANSSAILTDAFPADQRGLALGINGVAAIAGSFLGLLIGGILAPIHWNLIFLVSVPFGVVGTIWAYLKLHDTGVRQHADIDWWGNITFAVGLIAVLVGITYGIQPYGTSSMGWTSPLVLWCLIGGLVVLAVFCVIETKVANPLFNLHLFRIKSFTWGNIANLVASLGRGGLQFILIIWLQGIWLPQHGYDYSRTPLWAGIYMLPMTIGFLMSAPVSGVISDRFGTKWFTSIGMFITAGTFGLLIALPVNFHYWAFAVTLLINGIGMGMFSAPNRAEVMNSLPANARGVGAGMMTTFQNAAMVLSIGFFFSLMIAGLSTHLPSAMSDGLMANGVPAAQATQIANLPTVAVLFAAFLGVNPIKELLGPQLSSLTEQQQAHLTGLDFFPQLISGPFADGLAMAFGFAIVACVIGGIASLLTGPQKKATADEPHESVGAELAGIAGEAGMGPSELVHDRP from the coding sequence GTGGTCTCGCAGACGCAGGAACCGCCGGTGTCGAACGGTGACGGCACCCGCACACTCGAGGCGCTCGGCCCCCACTACAAGTGGATTGCGTTGTCGAACACCACGCTCGGCATGCTGGTCGCGACGATCAACTCGTCCATCGTGCTGATCGCACTCCCTGACATCTTCAAGGGTATTCATCTCAACCCGCTCGAGCCCGGCAACACCAGCTATTTGCTATGGATGATGATGGGCTTCCTCGTTGTGACGGCCGTGCTCGTGGTGAGCTTCGGACGCCTCGGCGATATGTACGGGCGCGCCCGGATGTACAACATGGGCTTCGCGGTGTTCACGATCGCCTCGATCTTCCTGGCGGTGACCTGGTTCGACGGCTCCGAGGCGGCACTGTGGCTCATCGGGTGGCGCGTTGTGCAGGGTGTGGGCGGCGCCTTCCTGATGGCGAACTCGTCGGCGATCCTCACCGACGCCTTCCCTGCCGATCAGCGCGGGCTCGCGCTCGGCATCAACGGCGTCGCCGCGATCGCCGGATCCTTCCTCGGCCTGCTCATCGGCGGCATCCTCGCGCCGATCCACTGGAATCTGATCTTCCTCGTGTCGGTTCCGTTCGGCGTGGTCGGCACCATCTGGGCCTACCTGAAACTCCACGACACCGGCGTCCGCCAGCACGCCGACATCGACTGGTGGGGCAACATCACGTTCGCCGTCGGACTCATCGCCGTCCTGGTCGGCATCACCTACGGCATCCAGCCGTACGGCACCTCGTCGATGGGCTGGACCAGCCCGCTGGTGCTCTGGTGCCTCATTGGCGGCCTCGTCGTTCTCGCGGTCTTCTGCGTCATCGAGACCAAAGTCGCGAATCCCCTGTTCAACCTGCACCTGTTCCGGATCAAATCGTTCACCTGGGGCAACATCGCCAACCTGGTCGCATCGCTGGGCCGCGGCGGTCTGCAGTTCATCCTCATCATCTGGCTCCAGGGCATCTGGCTGCCGCAGCACGGCTACGACTACAGCCGCACCCCGCTGTGGGCGGGCATCTACATGCTGCCGATGACCATCGGATTCCTGATGTCGGCACCCGTCTCCGGCGTCATCTCCGACCGCTTCGGCACCAAGTGGTTCACGAGCATCGGCATGTTCATCACCGCGGGCACGTTCGGACTGTTGATCGCGCTCCCGGTGAATTTCCACTACTGGGCATTCGCCGTGACGCTGTTGATCAACGGAATCGGCATGGGCATGTTCTCCGCACCCAACCGCGCCGAGGTGATGAACAGCTTGCCCGCCAACGCACGCGGCGTCGGCGCGGGCATGATGACGACGTTCCAGAACGCGGCGATGGTGCTGTCGATCGGATTCTTCTTCAGCCTGATGATCGCAGGCCTGAGCACCCACCTGCCGTCGGCGATGAGCGACGGACTGATGGCCAACGGGGTTCCCGCGGCGCAGGCCACGCAGATCGCGAACCTGCCCACCGTCGCCGTGCTGTTCGCGGCGTTCCTCGGCGTCAACCCGATCAAGGAGCTGCTGGGACCGCAGCTGTCCTCGCTCACCGAGCAGCAGCAGGCGCACCTGACGGGTCTGGACTTCTTCCCCCAGCTGATCTCGGGCCCCTTCGCCGACGGCCTCGCCATGGCGTTCGGTTTCGCGATCGTCGCGTGCGTGATCGGCGGGATCGCGTCACTGCTCACCGGTCCCCAGAAGAAGGCAACCGCCGACGAACCCCACGAATCGGTCGGCGCAGAACTCGCCGGAATCGCCGGCGAGGCCGGAATGGGCCCGAGCGAACTCGTCCACGACCGGCCGTAA